Proteins from one Periplaneta americana isolate PAMFEO1 chromosome 6, P.americana_PAMFEO1_priV1, whole genome shotgun sequence genomic window:
- the LOC138702286 gene encoding uncharacterized protein: MQKLAVSLVVLVASLLLAESSRIRRADGKYTSRYDSVNLDDILGNDRLFDKYYDCLMARGPCTPDASLLKETIPDALATNCAKCTDKQKEGVKKVMTYMYVHKRKKFDQLRHEFDKDDVYFNKYKEQLEEDKRKELYGNTDSLACNHLEVEEVLVNVPMHCFHFEPRDITETVLLVRNDRQATQNCPNNDRVAYCRSSEMQKLAVVLVVLVAALALAESSRVRREDDKYTTKYDDVDLDEILHSDRLVKNYVDCLMERGKCTPDGTELKEHVSDALETDCAKCSDKQKEGARKVLKFLYKNKPDMWKELSAKYDPKGEYEKKHEAELKD, encoded by the exons ATGCAGAAGTTGGCTGTTTCTCTCGTAGTGCTAGTTGCGTCTCTTCTTCTGGCTGAGTCCTCCAGGATTCGCCGGGCGGACGGAAAGTACACCAGCCGATACGACAGTGTGAACTTGGACGATATCCTTGGCAACGACAGACTCTTCGATAAATACTACGACTGTCTCATGGCCAGAGGTCCATGCACTCCTGACGCCAGTTTACTAAAAG AAACGATTCCGGACGCCTTGGCGACGAATTGTGCCAAGTGTACTGACAAGCAGAAGGAAGGAGTCAAGAAAGTTATGACTTACATGTACGTCCACAAACGGAAAAAATTCGACCAACTCCGTCACGAATTCGACAAGGATGATGTTTATTTCAACAAGTACAAGGAGCAGCTGGAGGAAGACAAGCGGAAGGAACTGTATGGAAAT ACAGATTCATTAGCGTGCAACCATCTCGAGGTAGAGGAGGTATTAGTGAATGTCCCTATGCACTGCTTTCATTTCGAACCTAGAGACATCACAGAAACGGTTCTGTTGGTTCGTAACGATCGCCAGGCAACACAGAACTGCCCGAACAACGATA GAGTAGCGTACTGCAGAAGCAGCGAAATGCAGAAGTTGGCCGTTGTTCTGGTAGTGCTTGTTGCGGCCCTTGCCCTGGCTGAATCCTCCAGGGTTCGGAGGGAGGACGACAAATATACCACTAAATACGACGATGTGGACTTGGATGAGATCTTACACAGTGACAGGCTCGTGAAGAATTATGTGGATTGTCTCATGGAGAGAGGCAAGTGCACGCCAGATGGCACTGAGCTGAAAG AGCACGTGAGTGACGCCTTGGAGACCGACTGCGCAAAATGCTCCGACAAGCAGAAGGAAGGCGCTCGTAAGGTTCTAAAATTCTTGTACAAGAACAAGCCCGATATGTGGAAGGAACTCTCCGCCAAGTACGACCCCAAAGGCGAGTACGAAAAGAAGCACGAGGCTGAACTGAAAGATTGA